CGTTTGGGTTTTTAGGGGTACGGTATTTTAGCTAAATTCAGGAGGTTTTTGACGAAGATGGGTTAATAGTCTTTATTATGACTAATTTCAACAAAACGAATTGTTTCATCAAAAATCTAGTATTAATTCGCTTAGAAAAATTCTAAAAATTTCCTACTTTACATTAATAAATTAGTAATTTATAATATACTTATTAATTGTAAAAAATATAAGGAGGAAATAAAATGTTTGAAGCAAAAGATTTTTTTGATTTAGGACTGCAATTTCACGGCCACAAATGCCCAGCAATGCCATTGGGTCTAAAGGCAGCCTGTGCTGCAATGAACACCCTTGGAGCACAAAGATCCAAGGACAAAGAGTTAGTTCTTTTAGCAGAGACAGCAGACAATCACGCAGCAGGTTGTTTTGTAGATGGACTTATGACTGTCACTGGGTGCACTTATGGAAAGAGCAATATAAAGAAGCTTTACTATGGAAAGATGGCATTTACCCTTATCGACGTAAAGAGCAAAAAGGCTGTAAGGGTATCTCTAAAACCAAAGTTCTTTGAAAAGATGCTCGAGTCGCCTTTCATAGCTGAGAGGAAAAAGGGAATAGCACCTCAAGACGTTGACCCAAAGATTGCAGATCCATTGATAGAAAAGGTCCTGAACCTAAAAGAAGAGGATTTTCTTGATATCAGCCCCGTTTTTGACTACGACTTCAAAAAGGCTCCAGGAGTGATGGAAGCAGATTTTTGTGACGCTTGCGGCGAAGCGGTATTCATTGACAAGTTAAAGTTTATCGATGGAAAGCAAGTCTGCATACCCTGCTCTGAAAATATGGCTCAAAAGTAAAAAAATAAATAGCAGCCGTAAAATTTGCGGCTGCTATTCTAAACTTAAACTTTTTTAAGGAGAAATTAATGATATATTTATTAGCTGCACTTGTAACCTTTGTAGCAAAATCAATTATGGTTATTACTGGAGCTGGAGCAGCCTTTATCCTTATACCCGCTTTTTATGCAATGGGCTTCGACCTTCATCAGTCTATGAGTACTGCCCTCTTGTTAAACGTGGTAGCTATGGCGTTTGCCTCCTATTCATATTCAAGAATTGGCTTGATAAACTACAAGCTGTCATTCCCAATAATAATAGCTGTCCTTATAACATCTCCAATAGGAGCATATTGCAGCAAATTTGTTCCAAGAGAGACCTTATTGCTTCTCTTTGCACTATTTTTGA
This region of Thermodesulfobium sp. 4217-1 genomic DNA includes:
- a CDS encoding FmdE family protein; this encodes MFEAKDFFDLGLQFHGHKCPAMPLGLKAACAAMNTLGAQRSKDKELVLLAETADNHAAGCFVDGLMTVTGCTYGKSNIKKLYYGKMAFTLIDVKSKKAVRVSLKPKFFEKMLESPFIAERKKGIAPQDVDPKIADPLIEKVLNLKEEDFLDISPVFDYDFKKAPGVMEADFCDACGEAVFIDKLKFIDGKQVCIPCSENMAQK